From the genome of Biomphalaria glabrata chromosome 1, xgBioGlab47.1, whole genome shotgun sequence, one region includes:
- the LOC106070383 gene encoding uncharacterized protein LOC106070383: MANRISIGDAYNRFMLLNQMSVNTKENARENERKTADSHNSYLEREQNALKLENTKLRSELEELKSTLKQITCENSHEKFDERRINLMKFQTIQLERQISVLTEALGCRQESLYEVENVLLWQGNKLRSLIPKTSKGIVSLESTDLTQMLENLESSRIKLFKSLENSTKESAGKPLLLLNPFLGGKYRKEESISLLDISLQCMDYVNLRHVSKLESKLSILYKDLIQLQKALEINGIQGSIAEKKRLDSIILKTSVNIKDAADDLLSLSLLCPSAPWKELKRPLCKQVPVDRLMAALPPLPQCKREEVVHVLEACIRTCNHRHLLLQKKSEALKDELSFHRSVYDIQMQYTQDLIDAVRTGYKDFETSIQSVVCQSLQNLLESFSRLKKSASEEALKEFLLFIKENENQLASIVKMLSTEDSHHKDNGSTFVSQYGETFLTQVNDLINQCQQKRDESIHKNKQIQEQQSQLEEELCKLIEELEAKYDKQWILQSAKREKSNDTIQRGFVDEKHQNVSSSSQMPSETHLSDSTSHSDYIHETSNKGNSILIYDRSDIPKVTDLVYRKDTGCEKLHRSQHLNKIDRASPHNSGMLSVSETTQEKNRVAYSRNVKNRKPSVPLVAQRVLKLQRPKSLINLGSSKKERDSDNDV; the protein is encoded by the exons atggcGAATAGAATAAGTATTGGAGATGCATATAATCGTTTTATGCTTTTAAACCAAATGAGTGTTAATACCAAGGAAAATGctagagaaaatgagagaaaaactGCTGACAGTCACAATAGCTACCTTGAACGTGAACAAAAC GCTTTGAAATTAGAAAATACCAAACTGAGAAGTGAACTGGAAGAACTAAA ATCTACTTTAAAGCAAATTACTTGCGAAAATTCTCATGAAAAGTTTGATGAAAGGCGcataaatttaatgaaatttcaAACCATTCAGCTAGAAAGACAG ATATCTGTACTAACTGAAGCTTTAGGTTGCAGACAAGAGTCACTTTATGAAGTAGAAAATGTCTTGCTTTGGCAGGGAAATAAATTAAG GTCACTTATTCCAAAAACTTCAAAAGGCATAGTGTCCCTAGAGTCTACTGATTTGACACAAATGCTTGAAAATCTGGAATCATCAAGAATTAAATTGTTCAAATCATTAGAG AATTCAACAAAAGAGTCAGCTGGAAAACCTTTGCTGttattaaatccatttttaggAGGAAAatatagaaaagaagaaagtatCTCACTGCTGGATATATCTTTACAATGCATGGACTATGTTAATTTGAGACATGTT aGCAAGCTAGAATCAAAATTAAGTATACTTTACAAAGATTTAATCCAATTACAAAAAGCCTTGGAAATAAATGGCATTCAAGGAAGCATTGCtgaaaaaaaacgattagacaGTATCATTTTGAAAACATCTGTGAATATCAAAGATGCTGCTGATGATCTTTTAAGTCTGTCTCTTCTCTGTCCAAGTGCACCATGG AAGGAACTAAAAAGACCACTTTGTAAGCAGGTACCTGTTGATAGGCTCATGGCAGCCCTTCCTCCTCTTCCCCAATGTAAGCGGGAGGAAGTTGTCCATGTACTTGAAGCTTGTATCAGAACCTGCAATCATAGACATCTGTTGCTACAGAAAAAAAGTGAAGCCCTAAAAGATGAATTATCATTTCATAGATCAGTGTATGATATACAGATGCAGTACACACAGGATCTCATTGATGCAGTCAG GACTGGCTACAAAGATTTTGAAACATCCATTCAGTCTGTAGTTTGTCAATCTTTACAAA ACCTACTGGAATCTTTTTCAAGACTAAAAAAATCTGCATCTGAAGAAGCATTGAAAGAATTTCTTCTctttatcaaagaaaatgaaaatcag TTAGCTTCTATTGTCAAAATGCTGAGCACTGAAGACAGTCATCACAAGGACAATG GCTCAACATTTGTGTCCCAATATGGAGAGACATTTTTAACCCAAGTTAACGACTTAATTAACCAGTGTCAACAGAAGCGGGATGAATCTATCCACaagaacaaacaaatacaagAGCAACAGAGCCAGTTAGAGGAGGAGCTGTGTAAACTTATTGAGGAACTAGAGGCTAAATATGATAAGCAATGGATACTGCAATCTGCCAAGAGAGAGAAGAGCAATGATACCATACAGAGAGGTTTTGTGGATGAAAAACATCAGAATGTATCCAGTAGTTCACAAATGCCTTCAGAAACACATCTTTCAGACAGTACTAGTCATTCTGATTATATTCATGAAAcatcaaacaagggaaacagTATCCTCATATATGACAGGAGTGACATTCCTAAAGTGACAGATTTAGTTTATAGGAAAGATACTGGTTGTGAAAAGTTACATAGAAGCCAGCATTTAAATAAGATTGATAGAGCAAGCCCACACAATTCTGGAATGTTAAGTGTGTCTGagacaactcaagaaaaaaacaggGTGGCATATtcaagaaatgtaaaaaatagaAAACCTTCAGTGCCATTAGTAGCTCAAAGAGTGTTAAAATTACAAAGACCTAAAAGCTTAATAAATCTAGGTAGTtccaagaaagagagagattcaGATAATGATGtatga